The window ACGTACAGTTCCTTTAGCAGAGATATGAGTGTAAGAGACCGTGATTGTGGGCGTTCaggcaaaatatttaaaattttaaaaagtactggAACAATTACTGGTGTaaagattactggtggacactgccttatatccaccaataatctgaccagaactgaagaagcggcttggatgagcagcaaaacatcttcacttttgtccggttgacagaatttttctttttctatgaatcatacctggacgactgagggattacacagacatcttttctGGGACAATTTAACTTTTCCCACCTGTCTGATATGCAAAACTAGTTTATGTTGAAGTATATTTATCAACGGTGCACTGTCTAAGTGTCACACGTCCTGTAAAAGCctctagagcacatgtgtcaaagtcaaggcccgcgggccaaatgcggccctccacatcattttatgtggcccttgacagtgtaaattaaaaggcatgatggtcttaaaatctcaatttatcaggagatacgcagttacacagtcatatttttacatctaggcaaaggcatgtgcaatatttgtaacttgaataagtaataaatacagaaacagtgaattaacaagttgaaaaattaggtagatttattttacatctggtccttagagagcagacattttgccgatgtggccctcggtgaaaatgtgtttgacacccctgctctagagggagtagataaggcaaaaacatttaaatatcgTGGCAATGCTACTATTTAGCCTTtaagtaaccctaaccctgtttCATCATTTTGGCATTACTTGTGAACTTTAGGTAATGGACATTTTTCCAAGTCAGATAAATGCATCGTTGCTCAGTCTAGATGCAAATTTTTTAATATAGGGAAAACAGATGGACAAAGTAAGGGTTGTATATCTGgacactatcctctactttgccctattttctcatcagcaatgctattcacatgttgtcccctgtcccactccccctgtggagtgtatctctttcagatgccccgatgacagttggacctcctccttgcctggctctcctcctcctcgcccggctctcctcctcctcgtctggtctcctggccgatttcttatgttgtctgatttttcctgttgtgtctgatttttcctgttgtgtctgatttttcttgttgtgtctgattcttcctgttgttttgttttttgtgtcttggcggcacggtgactgagtgccatcactcatgtctcacagcaagaaggttggttcgatccccgggtcaccaggcctttctgtgtggagtttttcatgtttctccccgtgtctggatgggtttcctccgggtactccggtttcccccatcaaccaaaacatgaacgcccttcgagacaactgttgttgtgattttgggcgttacaaaaataaatgaattgaattgaattgaatatctTCCAATTGACCCTAAAAATACTACAGAAACTAGATAAGTTACATTTGAGACATTGGCCCTTtccctgaatagttttagaattatCTTGGTGTGTATTAGAAGTAATAAAAGACCACAtggcaatattaaaaaaatattttgtgttgaaatgcaCAGTTATATATAAAAGGGGATCTTCTAACTAGAAAATACTAGAGGACAGTACTGGGTTATTTGAAAGTTTAGCCCCGGTTTCTAGAAAAGGCTGAACATTTCACTGTAGTGCAAATACACCCCCCACAGGACACACCATGGAAATGCACCCATTTTTGAATATATCTGTAGTTCAGTTACTAATGTTGCATTGTTGTGTTGTCTCGTTTCAGATGAAGAAAACTGAAGAGgtttactttaaaggtccaattTTATGTAAAACTGGCTCTTGTCTCTTAAGTCATGtcataatactgttacctcctcaaaaacagacctggagttgtgttttgtttcattcaaacatgtttgagtaacacttgattattaggctgtctgtatctctaaagctcaaaatgctctgttccaccttgtgatgtcatgaagtggtagttttcaagttaacagcgacctTGTGCATTTTGTTGAGTAGAGATGGGCAACtacaggactgaaattatccaaataattctagtgacgGAGCATGgagaaaaatgcagtggaggtggaacagagtgttctctgtttgagagaagcctaaatctgcagagtttgtgcgttaaacatgtgtgaatgaaacaaaacacaactccaggtctgtttgtgatgagaaaacagcattagaacagatcaggaAATAGAGTTATATGGGCATTTTAATGCTGACAACAGAATAGAACAAAACATCTGATTCTAGACATCAAGCACTAAAAATGCATCATTATCTAAAGTAACTTTGGCTCATAACTTTTCAGACACTGATGGATACACACGCAGAAAACGATTACTTTCACCATGAAGCCTTGGTACTTGTACACGTCTGAGGACGACACCCACCTCTACGACCAGGACTTCAGCCTGGAGGCTCTGCCCCACACCAACAGGGGGCGATAAAGAACCAGAGGAGACCCAACTGGAGTCTCCTACCATCCAGGACTCCTCAAACCGAGAGGAAAGAGGTCCTGCCCAGGTACCTGTGGATGAGGTACCCGTGGATGAGAGCGCTCTGGTCAAAGAGTTGGAGCAAACGATCAGGCCCAAATGAACCAATCACTGGACCTCAGGCTCAAGACTCAGGAGAAGACTGaccaagagaaagaggagatccAAAACCTCACTGGTGCTCTCCAAAAGGAAGACAAAGAACTGCAACATCTGACGAAGGTCCATGGTGAGAGCAGATACCTGTACCTCAAGACAATGCAGGAGCTGGTGGGGGTGAAAAAGGAGCTACACAGAATCAAAAAtgtcacaacaaaaacaaatgtggcaGACTAGAACTTGCAAAAAGTCACTGCTTTGctccaagagaaagagaaggaaatgGTTTCCCACATCAGTGCCCATAAACAGCTGAGAAACCTGTACATCAGCGCATGACACAAGAACatgcagctgaaactggagcttACTGCAAAAACAGAGTTGGAGCTGCAAAATGTCAAGGACAAGCtccagaagaaagagaaagagctggATAGAGTCACCAGTGTACATAACAATATCAGACAGCATTTTCACACTGCACTGAGGGACATGGAAGCAATGACCAGTACACTTAAAGAACAGGACACTGCTATCACTGCCCTGAAACACCAAGACTGGTCTGATCCAGAGGCCTGCAGCCGTGAAGGGACGAGCGGCAAAACCAGGGCCAACGAGCAGAGGGACGACAAAACAACACCAACGATGCACAACAAAACAAGCATCAACGTTAGCAGAGATGCTACTAAAGACGAGATGTCCAGAAAAGCGCTACCTTCAAAGCTACAGTCGTCCAAGAAGGAGGTGTGCTTCCTAAAAATGGAGAATCTCAAATGTGCTCAGCAACCCGCTCAACTGAAAAGACGAgtggaagagcagaggaagcGGCCCGGGCGTTACCAGCGCTAAGGCAGCTCCAAACATGACCTTTGATCTCTGcattaagacaaaataaaactcagacattttaaatatctgtTATTTGTGTCTCCAAAACTGACTTACATGTATATACAATGGTGTAACTGGTCACTATTATGAAGGATATTGGCGAATtctgaagtagaagtaaaattcccaaaaatactcaagtaaaagtattaaagtacctgtttaaaagtgtatttaaagagtaaaaagtaaaagtttttagcagttttaagattttgagatcttataaagcaGGGGTGCTCAAActcttcaccgagggccatatcttgaaaaatattcgacacggagggccacagaccagtgatgattacagtcaataattcagatggtgcatttaacatagttttggcttcatacttaaaaataaagcttGAACTATTAATAtcaggtctgtatgacaatgcagtgtgatgttatttaggttttaTTAGTAGGATTACTctaatttgccataaaaaatactgattatgatcaattgggccaattcaactgaaggcctgagggccaataaaaattggtctcagggccgcatttggcccccgggccatagtttggacacccctgctctaatgTAATCCCTGTTGTACTGTCATAAAAGAATAGGATTCATATGGGACAAGTTGGAGGGTGAGTGcattagctgaagatttggtgcCTCCTTCAGAGTAAGTTCATGATGAGGTAAAACCAGAGTAAAATGATCAGGACTAGTTGAATTTGGCCCATTATAAATATGCTTTGTGAAATTGAACTTTGACCTGTTTGACTAATGTATTATGTACTTAACTAGAGTACAATTTGTGACAGTTGTATCCACTTCAGTATAAAGTTGTGGTCaaactcaagtacaagtactgtattaaaaatatttggAAAAGCTACTGCTTGAGTTGAGTTGTTATAAGAGTAAAAGTGTCTGAGTTGAAGTCATAGTGCCTAAAAGTCAGAAAAAGGATTGAGAAACTCCATGTTCAAACCATTTAATACTGACAACAGAAGGCTTTTATAACACCAGTTAAATCAACAGTGGATTAAGCCATGGATTCATTTCACTATTGGcatgtgtttgttctgttgttcacTTTAAATCATATAATAGTCTTCACATTGCTCTGAATCTTCTTTTATTCCCAGATAAACTTTAGATTCATGTCTCCAAGTCTCTCCTCCAGGATTCggtccactctttcactctgcgCAACAGTGAATGTGTTCTTCCAGTCTCCAATGCGCCCTGTCGAACAATAACATTAGGTTTACCTCAACATTCGTATTCTGCTGAATTGACTTTAGTTTGAACCATGTAATACCAAAGTTTGAAGCATTTTAACATTAATCATGTGGGTCATGTATTACCTTTGCGCAGGAAGACtccaaagtttacattttttggcAAAGATGGTATCAATGTGTAGTTGGCTTTGGGATTGTCCTTCATCGATTCAAATGTTGATTTTTCCACAACTTTGTCAATGTCTGCATCACTGAGATTTTTACACAAGAACTGGCAGATTTTCACCACGGCTCCTCTTAGGtcctaaaaaacaaaatataatagaTTGTGATCATGTGGCATCGTACGACGGAGTGTAAGAGtcacactgaaaaaaatatattattatgcaGGCACTACAAGTATAAAGTTATTACATTTCAGCATAAATGGCgtaatttaatgagaataaagttgcAATATTTTGAGAATAAAGTCTTAGCAAAAagaatatttaatatttatttttctatcaagtgccaaaagatcaacaacttgttgaaaaggtaaactgaacaaggtttaacctattttaatataatttggtcacgttcggccGGCGGGGTTAATAAGGCAAAGGGCCGTGTTCGCCCATGTCTGTCCTACGGGGTTCACTTCTGCGGGAGCACGACAAGGGACTCTGCCCTTTCACCTTTTGCTCGAGAACAGTCAGAGACTGACCGCAGGCACATAGCAAAGAAATGTCTGGCCAGTGAGTGAGCATGCAGGCTTTTCGGGAGATATCTGCAGGGCATGGACAGATTTGTATTGCAAACTGATCATAAGCCTCTTGTTGCTGAGATAAACAAGTATGACCAGGACAAAACACCTGTCAGGTGTCAGAAACATTTGATGTGTTTAATGAAGTTTAATTCAGAGGCTGTTCATGTCCCAGGAAAGCAGACACACTGTCTCGAGACCCTCTGCAGAACTGTACAGTGTCAGACACAGCATGAGGTGAAAGTTTATGTGCAGGCAGTGATTGAAACAAGACAAACACTAAAAAGAGATTAACCGCCATAAGAGACGCCACAAGCAACGACGACTTTCTCCAAACTGTTTCATTACACAAATAAAGGCTGACCCTCAGATTTGTCAGACTTGCCACACAACCTGCTGAAATACCACACAGTCAGAGCTCACCTGTCAGAGGTCAGTGGACTGTTAATGCACGATGACCTCACTGTCATTCTGGCTTCAATGCAAAACACTCTACTGTCACAAATACATGTGGGTCATCAGGGACTCACACAGTGCCACAAAAGACCAAACATGTCAGTATGTTGGTCAGGTGTCGGGAGAGACATCACTGAGCTCGTCAACACGTGTGAGATTTGCATTAAGAACAAGACATAAATACATGGCCCTGTCCTCCATGCTCAATCTGACATGATCAGATcaaactgtaaaatgtgaacACATCCTACTGAAATTCTGCAAGATTTCTTACCATTATCATGTCCTCATAGGTCAGATAGAGGATGTTGAACTGGTCAAAGGCTGAACACCACTCTCGGATGTGATCAAACCAGGATGAAAAAAGGACTatgaagaacaaaaacaatatttacacataaataaaataaataataggctATAATGTCTGTGTCATCCCTCATTTGTACAGGTAGGGTCCATCACTAAAAGGTTGGGTTCTGTCACCTGGACAACACTTTTAGAGTGAAAACATGTCACCACTCATCTAAGTTCTTCAGTTGTGATGCAGCTCTGGTGTGGGACTGTTTTAAATATCTCTCTGAAGGGAAGAGCTGcatacactgaaactaacacaccgcTGTCATGAGCTGATTCTCTAAGCAGAGTTAAAACGAGGGCTGTGCCATTTTGTGCTGTGTTTTCAGcccttctccttcctcttcaaAGAGCTAAGGGGAAGGGCAAGGGCTAAAGGGAAGGAGTAGGGGCACAAAAGAGAAATGATATTGTGCCTAAATGTCACTCACCATCTCCTGCCAAGTACTTCTCCAAAAACTCCTCAAAGCTGATGTTGGCATAACTGAATTTATAGTAGGAGACCATGTTGTCTTTTGGATTCCGCATCACATATATAATCTAGGAAATGAGTAGTTGATTACTTACACGCCATGAACTATTTCATGTGTAACATTTTACCTTTGCTCTTTTGTCCTTTAACCCTGGAGGGATGAGGCGAGGTGGGAGGTGGCTCATAAACAGACGAGGAGATGGTCTTTTTGAACGGTCCTGCTTCTTCAAGTTTATCTCCAGCCATGGCATCTGCATTACGTTAATTGGAGCTTCCTTCACTTCTCCAGTGAGCTCATAGATGGAGATGATGATCTGCTGGGTCCAGACAGTCCCTGTGAGGAGATAACTGTGgatatgtgtttgtttacagttgaaaacagaagtttacatacactatataaaaaaacatatatgcttttttcctcactgtctgacatgaaatcagactaaacctttcctgattTAGGTCAATTacgattaccaaaattatttcctattattatttactaaataccagaataatgagagaaaaaatGTTCAGACtagttttcattactttcttcaaagtcaaaagtttacatacagtaagattactatgcatttaaacaatttggagaaaaaaacccagatgatgatgccaTGCCATTGAAAGCTTCTGACtgttttattgacaacatttgttTTAGTAAGAGGCACATATGTGGATATATTTGAAGGgacacctgaaacactctgcttctttgtgtaacatcatgggaaagtcaaaagaaatcagtcaaaatatcaggaagagaattgtggactcctgatcaacattttaagaccagttgAAAAATTGCAACAACAAAAATTGAAGAATTCACATTTTGCACTGTTGGGTCTTAAGAAGGTTTTAAATAGTACTTGACTTGACTCTCTATGATTAAAACAGATATATTGCCACGTATAAATGTTTACTTTGCAAtgcttcccctctctctgtgtctctttagTTTCTTTGCATTGTCCTAAATGTTCAGGAGGCCTTTCAGtgcccaatttcaaatactACTATTGATCTTTTGTTTTACGTCCTCTCTCTTCATGGATTTGCCCCACAAGTGACTCTTCATGGAAATGCTTGGAAGAAAATCTAGTACATCCTCATAGATGAAGAGACTTGATTTACTCTGCTATTCCACTTAAACAAGCAAAGACTCATTTTTGGCCCAATAATTACTAAACTTTTGTCAGTCTggcaaaatgtggaaaaaagattttatttaatttttttaaattacacaaatgGCATAAGAACAGTCCACTTTTCCATAACTGTTCATTACTTTCTTGGGCTAAACCATTTGCATTTTCACAATGGGAAAAGAAAAGGATTCATGTATTAGGAGACATGTTTGGCGACTCTGGGCTTCTCCCATTTAATGATTTACGTGCCTTTAATCTGTCACCATCTTCTTTTTTCTTGTAAAACTGATGGCCCTTCACTGGAAAATATTCTTCAACTTGACTCCTCACTGGATCAATACCTTTTGTTTTATCATTAACATGGAATTATCAGTAGCTAAAATGCATGGAGCCATAAGAAAGATTTATTATGGAGTAAAACCTTTTTAGAACTGGATAATCTCAAAGTATAGAGGCTGGAAAAATGTCGAGTataaatagaaaatattattttttttactttgttattttagtattttttcatTGAACAATTCATGTGGTTCCATTATCTCTTTTGGGTTAAAGTGCATTTCCTTCACTGGCCAGTAGATGGCGAATGTCGCTCAGTGTTGGTAGAGAGTAGACTGAGCGCTGCAGAGGAAGAATCAATCCTCCATCTGAAGTAAAGCGGCTCAACATGTGCTCTGTTTATTCTTCTATTAACAGGTTGGTAACACTAAAATCACAAGTTTTACGTAAAGAGTCAAAGTTATAAGATGTCAAAGGTCAAATGGAGTACTGTAGGAAAAAGTGTAACAAAAGTTCCTAAAGGGTTTTTGTGCACATTGTGATCGTATTGTATGCTAACCTGCTAAGCTAGTGGTCAAGTGTAAAGAGAGTACAACGTGTAAAACTAATCCAAACCAGTCTAAGGTGCAAGGAACCACTTGAGTCATATTATTTATGGACATTTTTGAAACGTTTTCATACACGATTGCATTTACTGGGTTTTATGATACATTAAATGTgtacattttgagtttattaccAAGTACCAGAAATGCTATTGTAACGGTGTTATAAACACACGGCAGTGTTAAGTTTAGAGGGACTAGCGCCATCTCATGGACacttgctgattttttttttttttttttgaacatagtaaataaattaatatgtcATGGCTTATtgttaaaaatctaaatattgatCCAAGTTCAAATGAGTTAAAGCTAAAAAGGGATAAAAACAGTAATTAATTTTATGTAAgatttgtattaaaaataaatgtatttacagtttttatgttgttaatATGTATAGATGTCAATTAATATGTTAAATATATGGATTCATGTTACttgttttgtaatgtaatgtgcaTAAGAGGAAGAATCAATCCTCCGTCTGAAGTAAAGCAGCTCAGCACATGTGCTCTGTTTATTCTTCTATTAACAGGTTTACTTCAGCAACACAGATGCTCCTCTGAACCACTGGTCAGAGGAGCAACATAAGCAAAGTTCAACAACTTACAATTAGTGGAAGAgatttttataatgtaaatatactgtaaaCTAAGGAGTAGCTGTATGGGAcccttaaataaaaaaaaataaataaaaaaatgaatgtgtaTTTGAATACATATCTAACgttatctatctatatatatatgtatgtatgttttatgttatagGTGTGAGTATATGTGTGCATATACGTTTATCTCTGTCTTGGTTAAACCAAGATTCCGTAACAGTGATGATGCTGAAAGGGCGAATGAATTGTTAAAGATAGTCTTTGATAGAATTAAAATTACTATACATGCTCTtgctattaaaatgcattattgaCAGTCTCTCCTTAAAGTAATTCTACacagtactttgaattactttgtgtatgaattgtgctgtttaaataaacATGTCTTGCCTAGTATCATGTTAAGATGTGATGCTGCTGATTTTAAGGACAGAACTGTGTTCACTTACCTGATTTGGGATAAGTGACCAAAAACACATCATCCTCTCGTATGTCAAAGCTCTGCAGTGATTCGATGTACTCAGCAGAGGTCAAACGGTCATCATATTTATAGCCTTTATATTCTTTATATTCTTTGAAGGTTTCCATTGTGACACAGAAGTGTAAAGTTACCCCAGCTGAAAAGAGAGATGTGTGGCCGGTAGATTTatagtgggactaaacacataaactccacccaccctaaactccacccactaCCACATTTGGGGGGGAGGACTTGAGGGTTACTGTCTCAAGaagaaacaaaagtcaaaaagaacaaaaacgtGATAGAGGGTTAAGGGGACGTTTTGACACATGAGTTTGTGTTATAattgcacctgtctgacccattcactgtataaagaagatcTATACAATCTGACCAGCAGCACACTGTTGTTGTTAGTATGTCTTCATGAATGTGCATTTTGGGGAATATTTACAAAGTGTTTGCGTACATTGTAAAGGAGGTGCTGGGAAAGAAACCCAAACTTGTGACCTCAGAAAAGGACTGTGTTTAGGACTAGTCTAGTATCCACAATCTCCCCAAGTTGTTCAGCCAGAACAACCTGGGGAGTGTAAACTGGCGTCGAACCAAACGCCAGTTCAACCCCTTTTTTTTCAAGCTGTTCGAGATAGTTTTCTGTCTCATCAATTTTTCCTTCTGTCTAATGCAGCctctttttcatgtgttttgtttcactagAAAGAACCTCAAATGAGGATTTCAAGTCTTCTATTGATTTCTCAATTGAGGACCCTCCCTTCTGAATAGTGAGCGTTCTATCTATGGTACTGCAGTCTGATATTGAgccagctttggtctgacagaagaagaccagagagcacagatgAGCCTGAATAAAGGTGAGAGGAAAGGGGAACAGGTTAAACTttcagatggtagctttaacacTCATTACGTTTTAGTAATTGTAAAGTGCTACCAATTGATGATCTGGAATAaatatacgcacacacacacggacaaaattgttggtatccttcagttaataaaagaaacactcaCAATGGTTACAGAAATAAGTTGAatatgacaaaagtaataataaataaaaattctataaaatttaatcaataaaagtcagacattgcttttcaaccataattcaacagaattatttaaaaaaataaactcatgaaacaggcctggacaaaaatgatggtacccctagaaaagactgaaaataatatgaccaaagggacatgttaatccaaggcgtgtccactaattagcatcgcatcaacttgttaaataactctttctgtatttattacttattcaagttgcaaatattacatgtcagtttatcaggggaCACAGttacaaagacatttttaaaagtgtgtatcagGGCACACCTGCTCACcgaccttcagcactgcttcaaaaacagccttttaattattgtacagtttgttgtttttcttaaaggctaatatttgcatatttgatCTTTCACaaccgaccccgcctcataacacaaaaaacatacaggtttttctccttgaagcacaaacttgtattcaccttcacctttcttgaaactgccttaaattcctacaattttcctcttcctgaacattttggcatcattatttgcaaatatttctcatttccacttgttgggaaaatctaatgtacacattaaagcagcatagatttattttaaaatgacagatttgccttttaatttaccttctcgcgggccacataaaatgacgtggcgtgccgcatttggcccctgggcct of the Periophthalmus magnuspinnatus isolate fPerMag1 chromosome 8, fPerMag1.2.pri, whole genome shotgun sequence genome contains:
- the LOC117374721 gene encoding amine sulfotransferase-like, with translation METFKEYKEYKGYKYDDRLTSAEYIESLQSFDIREDDVFLVTYPKSGTVWTQQIIISIYELTGEVKEAPINVMQMPWLEINLKKQDRSKRPSPRLFMSHLPPRLIPPGLKDKRAKIIYVMRNPKDNMVSYYKFSYANISFEEFLEKYLAGDVLFSSWFDHIREWCSAFDQFNILYLTYEDMIMDLRGAVVKICQFLCKNLSDADIDKVVEKSTFESMKDNPKANYTLIPSLPKNVNFGVFLRKGRIGDWKNTFTVAQSERVDRILEERLGDMNLKFIWE